The genome window GTGGCGCTGGTCGTCGGCGACGTGGTCGGTCACGGACTGCACGCCGCCGCGACGATGGGACGGCTGCGGACCGCGGTGCACAACTTCTCCTCCCTCGACCTGCCGCCCGACGAGCTGCTCAGCCATCTCGACGACCTGGTCGGCCGCATCGACCAGGACGAGGCGGGCAGCGAGACGGCCGCGGGCATCATGGGCGCCACCTGCCTCTACGCCGTCTACGACCCCGTCGCGCGCCGCGTCGCCATGGCACGCGCCGGACACCTGGCGCCCGCGCTGGTGCACCCCGACGGTGACGTCACCTTCCCCGATCTGCCGGCCGGACCCCCGCTCGGCCTCGGCAGCATGCCCTTCCAGACGGCCGAGCTGGAACTCCCCGAGGGCACCCAGATCGTGCTCTACACCGACGGCCTCATCGAGGACCGCACCCGCGACCTGGACGTGGGCATGGAGATGCTGGGCGCCGTGCTCGCCGGCCACCCCGGGCGCTCGCCCGAGGAGAGCTGCCAGGCCGTGCTGGACCAGATGCTGCCCGGACGGCCCAAGGACGACGTCGCTCTGCTCATCGCCCGTACCCGGGCGCTGCCGGCCGACCGGATCGCCGACTGGGACGTGCCGCCCGACCCGTCCGCCGTCGCCGGGATGCGCGTCGCCCTGTCCCGCAAGCTCGACGAGTGGGGCCTTGCCGAACTCGGCTTCGGCATGGAACTCGTCCTGAGCGAACTCGTCACCAACGCCATCCGCTACGGCTCCCCGCCGATCCGGGTGCGACTGATCCACGACGGCAGGACGCTGGTCTGCGAGGTGGCCGACGGCAGCAGCACCTCACCGCACCTGCGGTACGCGGCGACGACCGACGAGGGAGGCCGGGGTCTGTTCCTGGTGTCGCGGATGACCGAGCGCTGGGGCACCCGCTACACGCCCCAGGGCAAGGTCATCTGGGCCGAGCAGGCGCTCCCCGGAGCCGGCGGGACCCCCGCGCGGACAGCGCCCGACTCGGACGCGGACCTGCTGGACATGTGGGCGGAGGAACTGCCGTGACCGGGCCGCCGGGCGGGGCGGTGGCGCCTCGGGCGGTGCCGGCTCAGAACCTGTCGCGGTACTCCCGCAGGATCTCCCGCGTGCGCGTCACGGAGGCCGCCTTCGCCGACATGTGGTCCAGGACCTCCAGGTGCAGGGCCACCTCGGTGCGCGAGTCGAGGTAGAGGGCGCCGGTCAGGTACTCGCTGTAGACCATGTCGGGCAGCTCCGGCTCCGCGAAGCGGAACAGCACGAACGGCGTGTACGTCCCCGGGTGCGGGCCGGAGTCGTACTCGGCCACCTGCAGCGTGATCGCCGGGTTCTCGGAGGCCTCCAGGAGGTGGCCGAGCTGGTCGCGCATCACCTGGGAGCGGATGCTGACCGGGCGCCGCAGCACCGTCTCGTCCATGATCACCCACAGGTGGGGCGGATTCTCCCCGGTGAGCAGCTTCTGCCGGGCCAGCCGCAGCGCCACATGCCGTTCGATGTCCTGGGGGCGGCCCTGCCCGACCGTCCCGGCCTCCAGCACGGCACGCGCGTAGTCCTCGGTCTGCAGCAGCCCGGGCACGAAGTGCGGCTCGTAGGACCGGATGATGCGGGCGGCGCCCTCCAGACTGACGTGCAGGCTGAACCAGTCCGGCAGCACGTCGTGGTACCGCTGCCACCAGCCCGGTTGGTTGGCCTCCTCGGCGAGCCGCACGAAGGAGGCGATCTCCTCCTCGGGCACGCCGTACGTCGTCAGCAGCACCTGCACGTACGGGATCTTCAGCGCGACCTCGGCGGTCTCCATGCGCCGCACGGTCGCCGGGGCGACGCGCAGCACCTTCGCCGCCTCCTCGCGCTTCAGTCCCGCGGCATCCCGCAGCTCCTGAAGCCGCCGGCCGAGCACCACCTGCCCGACGGTCGGCGCAGCCCGCCGCTCACTCACGCCACGCCTCCCCACGCGCCGAAGTACGCGAGCAGTGTGACATGTTCCCGGGTGAGTCTCACGGGGTCGGAGAACACTCGAGTGCACGGACGGCGGCGTACCGCCGGTTACCGATGAGCCGTCATGTTCCTCGCGACTGGAGGTACTTCACCGTCGCCGGATCCGCCGGCAGGAACGTCTCGATGGCCAGTTCCGCGACCGTCACGTCCATCGGGGTGTTGAAGGTGGAGATGGACGACACGAAGGACAGCACCCGGCCCTCGTGTTCGATCCGCATCGGCAGCGCGAAGTACGGGACCTCCTCCGCCTCCTCGCCCGGTCCGGACGCGGGCTCGCTCCGGTCCGGGACCGGGTACGCCGCCACCTCCTCGTACAGCGCGCGCAGGGCGGGCGAGCGCTGCAGCGCGATCTGGCGCTCCATCTGCGCGAGCAGGTGGCCGCGCCACTCGACCAGGTTGCGGATCCGCGGCGCCAGGCCCTGCGGATGCAGCGTCAGACGCATCGCGTTCAAGGGCGGGGTGAGCAGGTGGTCCGGGACGCCCTCCAGGAACATCGCGATCCCCCGGTTCGCCGCCACCACGTCGTACGTCGCGTCCACCACCAGCGCCGGATAGGGCTCGTAGCCCTGCAACAGCCGCTCCACGCCCGCCCGCAGCGCCTCCATCGACGGGTCGTCCAGCGGTGTCTCCGGGTAGTGCGGGGCGTAACCCGCCGCCAGCAGCAGCGCGTTGCGCTCCCGTACCGGCACCTCCAGATGTTCGGCGAGCCGCAGCACCATCTCCTCGCTGGGCCGCGACCGGCCCGTCTCGACGAAGCTGATGTGCCGCGCCGACGAGCCCGCCCGCAGCGCCAGTTCCAGCTGACTGACCCTCCGCCGCTCCCGCCACCCGCGCAGCAGCGGACCGATCCCCTGCTCCGAGGGGGTGGGGGAGGGGGCGGCGGGTGAGGTCGCGACAATGGTCATACCGATGACCGTAGTCGAGGAGTGATGCATGGACGACCGGCTGAACCCGTCCTGGGAGGCGACCGCGATCTACCGGGCCAGGGTGCGCGGATCCCTCCTCGGCGGCGCGATCGGTGACGCCCTCGGGTACCCGATCGAATTCGCCTCCCTGGACCGAATCCGCGCCGCGCACGGCGCGAAGGGCGTCACCGGTCTCGTACCCGACGGGCAGGGCGCCGTGGGCCGCGTCACCGACGACACGCAGATGACCCTGTTCACGGTGGAGGGCCTGCGGCAGGCGCACGAGCGCGAGCGCCACAAGGGCATCGGCGGCGGCTGGCCCCGGCTGGTACGGGACGCCTACGGCCGCTGGTTCGACACCCAGCGCCTGCCCGGCCCGCCCGCCGGCGCCGCCGGACTCGCCGCACAGGGGTGGCTGTACGCGCGCCGCGCCCCCGGCAACGCCTGCCTCTCAGGCCTCGCCCAGGACTTCGTGCCCGACCCCGGCGACGCACTGGGCCGCCCCGGCCCGGTCAACTCCGACTCCAAGGGCTGTGGCGCGGTCATGCGCTCGGCGCCGTTCGGTCTCGCCCGGGTGCCCGGCGACACCGCGTTCCTGATGGCCGCGCTGTGCGCCCAGACCACCCACGGCCACCCCACCGGTTACTACTCCGCGGGCGCCTTCGCCGCGATGGTCGCGCACCTGGTGGAGGGCGACTCCCTGGAGGGCGCCGTACTGCGCGCCCTGCGCCTGCTCGCCCGTCACCCCGGCCACGAGGAGACCACGGCCGCACTGCGGCGCGCCCTCGACCTGGCCGCCGAGGGTGCGCCGACCGCGGAGAAGGTGCAGACGCTCGGTGGGGGCTGGATCGGCGAGGAGGCCCTGGCCATCGCCGTGTACTGCGCCCTCGTCGAGCCCGACGTCCGGCAGGCGCTGCTGCTGTCCGTCAACCACTCCGGCGACAGCGACTCCATCGGCGCCGTCTGCGGCAACCTCCTCGGCGCCCGCCACGGCGACCACGGGCTGCCGCACGAGTGGCTGGAGCGCGTCGAGGGACGGGCCGAGACGACGGTCCTGGCGGACGACTTCGCCGCGGAGTGCGCAGGACGCTGAGAGTCCCGCGGCACAGCTGAGGGCCACGGCCGCGCGTACGGGGCCGTACGGAGGGGATGTGACAGGGTGGGGCCGTCCCCGCGTCGGTCGTACGGAAGGAGCCAGGTCATGCCCGTCGAACCACTGTCGCAGAAGGAGATCGAGGACCGGCTGGCGGAGCTGCCCGGCTGGTCCCTCGAGGGCGACCGGATCGCCCGCTCCTACCGGCTCGGCACGCACTTCGCGGCGACCGCGATGGTCGTGCACATCGCCCAGGTGCAGGAGGAGCTGGACCACCACTCCGACCTCACCCTCGGCTACAACACCGTCTCCCTCACGGTGAACACGCACAGCGCGGGCGGCGCTGTCACCGACCGGGACTTCGAACTGGCCCGCAGGGTCGAGGAACTGGCGCCCGGTCACGGCGCGCACTGAGCGGTCCCCGCACGTGCTGGACTACGAGAAGGAAGCCGCGGAGTACGACGCCCTGCGCGGCGGTGAACCCCGGGCCGCCGCGGCGGCCGACGCCGTGCTCGCACTGGTACCCGAGGGTGCCGGCCGACTCCTCGATGTGGCCTGCGGCACGGGCATCGTCACGCGGCGGCTCGCGGCCGCGCGGCCCGGGCTGCGGGTCGTGGGCGCGGACCTGGCGTACGGGATGGCGTGCCGGGCCGTCGGCCGGCTGCCCGGTGCCGTCGTCCTCGCCGACAGCCGCCGACTGCCGTTCGCGGACGGGACGTTCGACGCGGTCACCAGCGTGTGGCTGCTGCATCTCCTGGACGGTCCCGACGCGGTGCGGAGCGTGCTGGCCGAGTGCGCCCGGGTGCTGCGGCCGGGCGGTGTCCACGTCACCACCGTCGACAAGGCCGCCTCCCACAATGTGGGCAGCGACATCGACGCCGTGCTCGCCCCCGCCCGCGCCGGCCCGCGGAAGACGCCGCCGAAGCGGTCGCGGCGCACGCCGCCGCCTGCGGCCTGGTCCCGGCCGGCGAGGCCCGCTTCGCCGGGACCGGCCAGGGCCGCAGCCCCCGCCGCACCCTGGCGGACCTGCGCCGCGGCTGGTTCGTCACGCTGGCCCCCGACGACCCGCTCACCGGACGGATCGCCGGCGAACTCGTGGCACTCCCGGACCAGGACCGGCCGCGCCCCGACCCGGTGTTCACCCTGCGGGCGTTCCGCAAGACCGGACCCTGACGAGGCGGCCCGGTGGCCTCAGGCGCGCCTGCTGAACTCCATGACCCAGTTGGTCACCCAGGTCTCCCCGTCGTCCACCGAGAACGCCTGCTCCCAGCGGGCGGCGGCGGGCGAGACCCCCGACCACACGAACCGGACCCGCACGTCCTTGCCGTCGTATGTGTCGTCGCCGTGGAACTCACCCCGGTCGCCGTCGAACCGCCCGATCACGGGCGGGAACAGCTTTCCGCTGGTGCTGGAGGACCAGTTCAGCGACCACTGCTCGGTCTCCCGGTCGAACAGCCTCAGGGTGAGCCCCTTCGACCCCAGGTGCGGCATGTCGATCTCGTCGATGTTCGCCGCCCCGTCGAACAGCGGCCGGCAACGGCTCGTCGCCGTGAACTCCTCCCAGTGGCTGCCGGGGTCGAGGAAGTCGGTCCGGCGGCGGTTGAGCACCTGCCACTCGCCGTGGAGGAAGTCGAAGTCGTGCGGGCTGCTCATCAGCGGTCTCCTGTCGTGCCCTCGGGCAGCGAATCGGTCAGGTAGGCGTTGAGATCAGGGACGTCGGGTGCGAGCAGATGCCGTACCCAGGCGTCCCGTTCGTGCAGAACCGGCGGCAGTTCCCAGACGCAGCCGATCCACGGTCGCTCGGTCAGGACGAAATGAGCGGTGTCCCGGTCCGGGCAGCCGAGCACGGGCTGGCCGGCCGCCGCGCCACGGAAGTGCAGGACGTTGTCCCACACCCAGCTGTACGCGTTCAGATAGGCGCCGTCGTCCTCGCCCCGGTGCAGCACGACGAACGTCGCGGGCGGCGTGGCGTCCGGCTCGGGCAGCAGCTGGGGCAGCATCGCGTACGCCGCCTTCTCGACGTCCGGCGCGATGCCGGCCGGGTCGGCTGTGACGTGGTAGCGCTTGATCCAACGGCCCGCCACCTCGATCGGCGGCGGCACGGTGAGGAGTTTCTCCCTGAAGGCCATGCCAGGGACGCTAAGGCCGGTTCCCTGACATCCTGTGTCAGTGAAGTCCAGTCGGCTCGTCTCCATCCTGCTGCTGCTCCAGACCCGCGGCCGGATGACCGCCGCCCAGCTCGCCGAGGAGCTGGAGGTCTCGGTGCGCACCGTCTACCGGGACGTCGAGGCGCTGCACGCCGCGGGCGTTCCGCTCTACGGCGACGCCGGGCACGCGGGCGGCTACCGGCTGCTCGACGGCTACCGCACCCGCCTCACGGGACTGACCGCGGGCGAGGCCGAAGCCCTGTTCCTGTCCGGCGCGCCAGGGCCGGCCGCCGCACTCGGACTGGGCTCCGTCCTCGCCGCCGCCCAGCTCAAGGTCCGCGCCGCACTGCCGCCCGAACTGCGCGTGCACGCCGACCGGGTCAGCGCCCGCTTCCACCTGGACGCCCCCGGCTGGTACGCGGACGCCGACGAGGCCCCGTTTCTGCCTGCCGTCGCGGCCGCCGTCTGGAACAGCCGCGTGCTGCACGTCCTGTACCGGCGCTGGCGCGAGCCCACCGATGTGGAGCGCCGTCTGGAGCCGTACGGACTCGTACTGAAGGCGGGGCGCTGGTACGTCGTCGCCGGGCCGGGACCGCGCACCTTCCGCGTCGACCAGATCCTCGATCTCAGTTCGAGCGACGAGGAGTTCACCGTCCCCGAGGACTTCGATCTGGCCGCGTACTGGGCGGCGTACCAACGGGATTTCCACGACCGGCTGTACCGCGGCGAGGCGGTCGTCCGGCTGGCCCCGGGGGCGCGGCTCACCGGATCGGCGGCAAGGGCGGTCGAAGCCAACGGCCGTGAGACGGCCGACGGTTGGACTCTGGCCACCGTACCGATCGAGTCCGTCGAGCACGCGCACGGCGAGTTCCTGAGCCTGGGCGCGGACATCGAGGTCCTGGAACCCGAGGAGTTGCGCCGGCGGATCGCCCGGACGGTGTCCGAGCTGGTGCGGAGGTACGAGCCGTCGCCGGGCTCAGGGTGTGTAGACGGTGGGTCGGGGCGGAGTGGGCATGTTGCTGCCGATGAAGAAGCTGGGGTGCGGGGGCCGGTTGCAACACGGCTCAGGCCGCCTGACCGGCCATCGCCGTCAGGCGGCCTGAGCCCGCGGGGCCCGGCTTCTCGGTGATCTGCTGTTCGATCTCCGTGCCCCGGCGTTTCCGGGGGCGCGTCGCTGGTACGACACGCGCCCCGGATCAGCGGTGCGGGCGCAGCGGCTGGAAATAGTGGGTCAGCGCCCAGGTGCCGATCCGCTTGCCCGCCTGGGCCCCGGCCGCGTCCGCCGAGCGGAAGTGGATTCCGGCCCACACACGCGCGTCGATCATGTCCTGGTCGAGCTGGTCGGCGTATGCGTAGTGCCGGGTGGTGCCGGTGATCTCGGACGGGATGTTCAGGTCCAGCCGTGTCGTGCCGAGGATTCCGCTGAGGGTCCGGGTCACCGCGCCGGTGACCGTGGTGTGGCCGCTGAGGTGGTCAGGGTGCGGCGGCGTGAGGAGCAACGGCTGCCACTGCGGGTCGGCCTGGGTCGCGGGATTGCCGTCGGTGTCGGCCAGTTGGACGGCGGTGATGGGCCGCCAGCGCGCGTACCGGAGCTTGGCGTCCCAGGCGGTGATGACGGCGTCGGTCGCCGACGTGTTCGCCGCGGCGAACACGCGTGCCGTCTCGGCGATGCCCAGGTGGTGCCGGTCGGTGTAGTCCCTGAGCGCCGCCTGGATCTGTGTCACCAGACTGCCCCCGAAGAACAGGGCCGTCTCGGTCTGGAGCGCGGTGCGGGGCGAGCCGGTCTTCGCGCCCATGCTCTTCACCTCGTTCAGGTCCTGGGCATAGCGCGCCGAGTGCAGGGCGGGCGGCGGGCCGGGACGGAACTGGTCGGGGGAGAGCAGCAGCATCGGGCGCAGCCTGCCGAGCCAGGGGTCGATGAAGGGCAGGTGGCCGGGCGGGGTGGGCCGCCAGACACCGGGCGCCGGCGGGGTGGTGAACTGCACGGGCGCGTCCCGGCCGTCGCCTTCGCGCAGGGTGATGAGACGGTCGGCGGCGCGCTGTCCGAAGTCCACGCCCTGTGTCTTCGCCGCGCCGTCGGGAATCCTGGCGAGCCAGTCTGCGTAGGCGGCGTCGAGCCCGGCCCGGGACGCGGGGAAGTAGGTGAGCAGGACACGGTGCGCGGCGGCCACGGCCGCCGCCTCGGGCGATGCGGTGGAGGGGCCGCGCTCCTGCCCCTTGTACGGGGCGTAGTCGCCCCGGATGCCTACCACGGCGTTGTAGACGGCGGCCGAGACGAACCCGTGCCAGACGACCGCCTGCCCCGATGGGCGGGAGGGGCCGAGGTTGGCGGCGATGGTGTCGGTCGCGATGGAGTTCCATGCGCGGATCGCCGCGGGGTCCGCCGAAGGGACCGAGTGACGGGCGGCGGTCGCCGGGGACCCGGCCAGGACGGTGACGACGAGGAGCAGGAGTGAGGTGACGGCGCCGAGGGCGGCGGACCTGCGGGAACGAGAAGCTTCCATGACCGGCATAACCATCCGGCGTGCGCATGGTCACGCCGCTGGGGGCGTGTGCCGTGCGCACGGCACACGCCCCGGTCGTCAAGCGCCGGGCTGGGGGCGGGAGCGGCCGGTACGGGCGGGGTGCCGGCGAGCAGGCCGGCGGCGAGCGCCAGGACGGCCGTGAGGATGCGGGTTCTTCGCACGGTGGGGTCCTTCCTGCACGGAGGAGGGCGTGACGACCGGGCGGCCCCCCGTGCGGGTGAGGGCCGCCCGGCCAGGTGGCCTCGTCGGCAGGTGACGAGGCCGCGCACCCGGAGCTTTCAAGCGGTTCCGGCGGAGCGCGGTGAACCACCGCGCCCCTTCAGGGGCGCGCGACCAGCCGCAGACGGCCCGCAGCCGTAGCACCGCCCTTCGCGTGGAGCGCTTGGCGGGGCTATTCGAGGAGCTCCGCGTACGAGCCCATGGCGAGGGCGATGTCCGCCTGGGCCCAGAACCGGTGGTACGTGAACGAGGGCGCGGCACCGCCCTTCAGATACGCCTCGATCTTCGACCAGGCCGGGTCGTTCTTGTAGAAGGACCGCAGCGACGTGAAGGTGGA of Streptomyces cynarae contains these proteins:
- a CDS encoding helix-turn-helix transcriptional regulator; amino-acid sequence: MKSSRLVSILLLLQTRGRMTAAQLAEELEVSVRTVYRDVEALHAAGVPLYGDAGHAGGYRLLDGYRTRLTGLTAGEAEALFLSGAPGPAAALGLGSVLAAAQLKVRAALPPELRVHADRVSARFHLDAPGWYADADEAPFLPAVAAAVWNSRVLHVLYRRWREPTDVERRLEPYGLVLKAGRWYVVAGPGPRTFRVDQILDLSSSDEEFTVPEDFDLAAYWAAYQRDFHDRLYRGEAVVRLAPGARLTGSAARAVEANGRETADGWTLATVPIESVEHAHGEFLSLGADIEVLEPEELRRRIARTVSELVRRYEPSPGSGCVDGGSGRSGHVAADEEAGVRGPVATRLRPPDRPSPSGGLSPRGPASR
- a CDS encoding vanadium-dependent haloperoxidase; protein product: MEASRSRRSAALGAVTSLLLLVVTVLAGSPATAARHSVPSADPAAIRAWNSIATDTIAANLGPSRPSGQAVVWHGFVSAAVYNAVVGIRGDYAPYKGQERGPSTASPEAAAVAAAHRVLLTYFPASRAGLDAAYADWLARIPDGAAKTQGVDFGQRAADRLITLREGDGRDAPVQFTTPPAPGVWRPTPPGHLPFIDPWLGRLRPMLLLSPDQFRPGPPPALHSARYAQDLNEVKSMGAKTGSPRTALQTETALFFGGSLVTQIQAALRDYTDRHHLGIAETARVFAAANTSATDAVITAWDAKLRYARWRPITAVQLADTDGNPATQADPQWQPLLLTPPHPDHLSGHTTVTGAVTRTLSGILGTTRLDLNIPSEITGTTRHYAYADQLDQDMIDARVWAGIHFRSADAAGAQAGKRIGTWALTHYFQPLRPHR
- a CDS encoding ADP-ribosylglycohydrolase family protein — protein: MDDRLNPSWEATAIYRARVRGSLLGGAIGDALGYPIEFASLDRIRAAHGAKGVTGLVPDGQGAVGRVTDDTQMTLFTVEGLRQAHERERHKGIGGGWPRLVRDAYGRWFDTQRLPGPPAGAAGLAAQGWLYARRAPGNACLSGLAQDFVPDPGDALGRPGPVNSDSKGCGAVMRSAPFGLARVPGDTAFLMAALCAQTTHGHPTGYYSAGAFAAMVAHLVEGDSLEGAVLRALRLLARHPGHEETTAALRRALDLAAEGAPTAEKVQTLGGGWIGEEALAIAVYCALVEPDVRQALLLSVNHSGDSDSIGAVCGNLLGARHGDHGLPHEWLERVEGRAETTVLADDFAAECAGR
- a CDS encoding 4a-hydroxytetrahydrobiopterin dehydratase, coding for MPVEPLSQKEIEDRLAELPGWSLEGDRIARSYRLGTHFAATAMVVHIAQVQEELDHHSDLTLGYNTVSLTVNTHSAGGAVTDRDFELARRVEELAPGHGAH
- a CDS encoding helix-turn-helix domain-containing protein; this translates as MSERRAAPTVGQVVLGRRLQELRDAAGLKREEAAKVLRVAPATVRRMETAEVALKIPYVQVLLTTYGVPEEEIASFVRLAEEANQPGWWQRYHDVLPDWFSLHVSLEGAARIIRSYEPHFVPGLLQTEDYARAVLEAGTVGQGRPQDIERHVALRLARQKLLTGENPPHLWVIMDETVLRRPVSIRSQVMRDQLGHLLEASENPAITLQVAEYDSGPHPGTYTPFVLFRFAEPELPDMVYSEYLTGALYLDSRTEVALHLEVLDHMSAKAASVTRTREILREYRDRF
- a CDS encoding helix-turn-helix domain-containing protein, translated to MTIVATSPAAPSPTPSEQGIGPLLRGWRERRRVSQLELALRAGSSARHISFVETGRSRPSEEMVLRLAEHLEVPVRERNALLLAAGYAPHYPETPLDDPSMEALRAGVERLLQGYEPYPALVVDATYDVVAANRGIAMFLEGVPDHLLTPPLNAMRLTLHPQGLAPRIRNLVEWRGHLLAQMERQIALQRSPALRALYEEVAAYPVPDRSEPASGPGEEAEEVPYFALPMRIEHEGRVLSFVSSISTFNTPMDVTVAELAIETFLPADPATVKYLQSRGT